In Poecilia reticulata strain Guanapo linkage group LG1, Guppy_female_1.0+MT, whole genome shotgun sequence, one genomic interval encodes:
- the LOC103463416 gene encoding nicotinate-nucleotide pyrophosphorylase [carboxylating] isoform X1, producing MDHVCSMSGPKPQVVHAIPTYTLTRLAREWLAEDTPNFDPAGVCVGSEEVEAQLLCKTPHTVLAGNPFFTAVFTEVGCTVDWMYQEGAVIGPDAVTVTAVVRGPARCLLLGERPALNCLSRASGIATRCSQLQLTAKSAGWHGEVAGTRKTTPGFRLVEKYAMLVGGTSMHRQDLSGMVMLKDNHVWASGSITEAVKVARSVCGFSSKIEVECCSTAEGREAATAGADIVMLDNFQPRELHVAARDLKNEFPSLQIEASGGVTPENVASYFSSYVDIISLGCITQGCPVSDFSLKVLKPGTNK from the exons ATGGACCAT gTCTGTAGCATGTCTGGACCAAAACCACAAGTGGTCCATGCGATTCCAACCTACACCCTAACCCGGCTTGCACGAGAGTGGCTGGCAGAGGACACTCCAAACTTTGACCCGGCAGGAGTCTGCGTGGGATCAGAGGAAGTGGAGGCACAGTTGTTGTGTAAAACTCCTCACACTGTGCTGGCAGGAAACCCTTTCTTCACAGCAGTGTTCACTGAGGTGGGCTGCACCGTGGACTGGATGTACCAAGAAGGAGCGGTGATAG GTCCAGATGCCGTCACAGTGACTGCTGTGGTGAGAGGGCCAGCGAGATGCCTCCTCCTCGGGGAGCGCCCTGCTCTAAACTGCCTGAGTCGCGCCTCGGGGATCGCCACCCGCTGTTCTCAGCTCCAACTGACGGCAAAGTCTGCGGGCTGGCACGGAGAAGTGGCTGGCACCCGTAAGACCACCCCGGGCTTTAGGCTGGTGGAGAAGTACGCCATGCTGGTGGGCGGCACATCCATGCACAGACAGGACCTGAGCGGGATGGTGATGCTGAAGGACAACCACGTCTGGGCGTCGGGGAGCATCACAGAg GCCGTGAAAGTGGCGCGCTCAGTGTGTGGCTTCAGCAGCAAGATCGAGGTTGAGTGCTGCTCCACAGCGGAGGGAAGAGAGGCAGCCACAGCCGGAGCAGACATTGTCATGTTGGACAACTTTCAGCCACGG GAGCTTCACGTTGCAGCGCGAGACCTGAAGAACGAGTTCCCATCTCTTCAGATAGAAGCTAGCGGAGGAGTCACTCCTGAAAATGTAGCTTCATATTTCTCCTCGTATGTAGACATTATTTCTCTGGGTTGCATCACTCAGGGATGCccagtttcagatttttctctgaaAGTTCTAAAGCCAGGTACAAACAAGTGA
- the LOC103463416 gene encoding nicotinate-nucleotide pyrophosphorylase [carboxylating] isoform X2, producing the protein MSGPKPQVVHAIPTYTLTRLAREWLAEDTPNFDPAGVCVGSEEVEAQLLCKTPHTVLAGNPFFTAVFTEVGCTVDWMYQEGAVIGPDAVTVTAVVRGPARCLLLGERPALNCLSRASGIATRCSQLQLTAKSAGWHGEVAGTRKTTPGFRLVEKYAMLVGGTSMHRQDLSGMVMLKDNHVWASGSITEAVKVARSVCGFSSKIEVECCSTAEGREAATAGADIVMLDNFQPRELHVAARDLKNEFPSLQIEASGGVTPENVASYFSSYVDIISLGCITQGCPVSDFSLKVLKPGTNK; encoded by the exons ATGTCTGGACCAAAACCACAAGTGGTCCATGCGATTCCAACCTACACCCTAACCCGGCTTGCACGAGAGTGGCTGGCAGAGGACACTCCAAACTTTGACCCGGCAGGAGTCTGCGTGGGATCAGAGGAAGTGGAGGCACAGTTGTTGTGTAAAACTCCTCACACTGTGCTGGCAGGAAACCCTTTCTTCACAGCAGTGTTCACTGAGGTGGGCTGCACCGTGGACTGGATGTACCAAGAAGGAGCGGTGATAG GTCCAGATGCCGTCACAGTGACTGCTGTGGTGAGAGGGCCAGCGAGATGCCTCCTCCTCGGGGAGCGCCCTGCTCTAAACTGCCTGAGTCGCGCCTCGGGGATCGCCACCCGCTGTTCTCAGCTCCAACTGACGGCAAAGTCTGCGGGCTGGCACGGAGAAGTGGCTGGCACCCGTAAGACCACCCCGGGCTTTAGGCTGGTGGAGAAGTACGCCATGCTGGTGGGCGGCACATCCATGCACAGACAGGACCTGAGCGGGATGGTGATGCTGAAGGACAACCACGTCTGGGCGTCGGGGAGCATCACAGAg GCCGTGAAAGTGGCGCGCTCAGTGTGTGGCTTCAGCAGCAAGATCGAGGTTGAGTGCTGCTCCACAGCGGAGGGAAGAGAGGCAGCCACAGCCGGAGCAGACATTGTCATGTTGGACAACTTTCAGCCACGG GAGCTTCACGTTGCAGCGCGAGACCTGAAGAACGAGTTCCCATCTCTTCAGATAGAAGCTAGCGGAGGAGTCACTCCTGAAAATGTAGCTTCATATTTCTCCTCGTATGTAGACATTATTTCTCTGGGTTGCATCACTCAGGGATGCccagtttcagatttttctctgaaAGTTCTAAAGCCAGGTACAAACAAGTGA
- the ppp1r12c gene encoding protein phosphatase 1 regulatory subunit 12C: MGDTAKTKRQEQLKRWAVSSTNRASDVPRRRWRGDAGEREGEAEAELSGDPPGDQQPESAGRDESSPIPSGRKRVRFDRAAEFLAACASGDTEEAKAMLEETEQSKAEREDGESLPDIINCSNADGITALHQACIDGSIDIVTFLLEHGAGVNQVDSEGWTPLHVAASCGYPDIAEFLLQKGASLTAVNCDGDVPLDIALDETTESLLHDYTQRQGVDVEAAKRKEEEQMVSDAIMWLNDGPPADLRDPRTGATPLHVAAAKGYMEALKTLCQCGLDVSATDFDGWTPLHAAAHWGQEEACRILAEKLCNMEARSNGGQTPYDVADESVAELLEELLQKQANWRNERSISERQNQPGPNAANVQTKPRRTSVCRMSSRDKINVQDLSKERGVSGGVDMSEEKESSTESSAVSSPDTECVTTSTVSPAEKPTEEKDEEEEQKEEEKEQDKASRTARVQPTPQTREVAAESPNAPNADKKPKQFQAADRGEESESQRKARCRLMRQSRRLTQGVTLTELKEAEKSVGKAADPPPRNVQSVSPIITVTPTERENETPKQAESEGDKHLGVKDRRRGRKERRSTGIVQLGSENDDGEAQLEDANSNSTEGRDLSSDYKTLYIKVLRENMTLKEKLQEMEQQLSQNKVELERLRQVWQSQESDTDRPALLELERFEKLSLQRKAGELEDELKVLKDLRADNQRLKDENAALIRVISKLSR; the protein is encoded by the exons ATGGGGGACACGGCGAAGACCAAGCGGCAGGAGCAACTGAAGCGCTGGGCCGTCTCCAGCACCAACAGAGCGTCGGACGTTCCCCGGCGGAGGTGGCGGGGCGATGCCGgggagagagaaggggaggcCGAGGCCGAGCTGAGTGGCGACCCGCCGGGGGATCAGCAGCCAGAGTCGGCGGGCAGAGATGAAAGCAGCCCCATCCCGAGTGGACG GAAGAGGGTGAGGTTTGACCGCGCCGCTGAGTTCCTCGCTGCTTGTGCCAGCGGCGATACGGAGGAGGCCAAGGCGATGCTGGAGGAGACCGAACAGTCCAAAGCAGAACGGGAAGACGGAGAGAGTCTCCCAGACATCATCAACTGCTCCAACGCTGATGGCATCACTGCACTGCACCAG GCCTGCATAGATGGCAGCATAGATATCGTGACCTTCCTGCTGGAGCACGGCGCCGGCGTGAACCAGGTTGACAGCGAGGGATGGACGCCGCTGCACGTCGCTGCCTCCTGCGGCTACCCTGACATAGCAGA gTTCCTTCTTCAGAAAGGTGCGTCTCTTACTGCTGTGAACTGTGACGGCGACGTTCCTCTGGACATCGCTCTGGATGAGACGACCGAATCCCTTCTCCATGATTACACACAAAGACAAG GTGTGGACGTGGAGGCAGCTAAGCGTaaggaggaggagcagatggTGTCAGACGCCATAATGTGGCTGAACGACGGTCCGCCGGCTGATCTCCGAGACCCGAGGACCGGCGCCACGCCACTGCATGTTGCTGCAGCTAAAGGATACATGGAGGCTCTCAA GACGCTGTGTCAGTGCGGACTGGACGTGTCGGCCACAGACTTTGACGGCTGGACGCCTCTTCACGCCGCAGCCCACTGGGGTCAAGAGGAGGCGTGTCGCATTTTGGCCGAGAAGCTGTGCAACATGGAGGCTCGGAGCAACGGG GGTCAGACGCCGTACGATGTAGCTGATGAAAGTGTTgcagagctgctggaggagctCTTACAGAAACAAGCCAAC TGGCGAAATGAGCGGTCAATATCAGAGAGGCAGAACCAACCAGGCCCCAATGCTGCAAACGTACAAACCAAACCACGGAG GACGTCTGTGTGCAGGATGAGCAGCAGAGACAAGATAAACGTGCAGGATCTGTCTAAAGAACGGGGCGTTTCAGGAGGCGTGGATATGAGCGAGGAGAAGGAGAGCAGCACTG aaagCTCTGCTGTGTCCAGTCCAGACACCGAGTGTGTGACTACATCTACCGTCAGTCCTGCAGagaag CCTACTGAGGAGaaggacgaggaagaggagcagaaggaggaggagaaggagcaggACAAGGCGAGCCGGACCGCCAGAGTCCAGCCCACTCCTCAGACCAGGGAAGTTGCCGCCGAGAGCCCCAACGCTCCAAACGCAGACAAGAAACCCAAACA GTTCCAGGCAGCGGATCGAGGCGAAGAGTCCGAGTCCCAGAGGAAAGCTCGGTGTCGGCTGATGCGACAGTCCCGTCGCCTCACTCAG GGTGTGACCTTGACTGAGCTGAAAGAGGCAGAGAAGAGCGTGGGTAAAGCTGCTGATCCTCCGCCTCGAAATGTCCAGTCAGTGAGCCCCATCATCACTGTCACGCCTACTGAACGGG AGAATGAGACGCCGAAGCAGGCAGAGTCGGAGGGAGACAAGCATTTGGGAGTGAAGGACCGGAGGAGAGGCAGGAAGGAGAGACGCTCCACCGGCATCGTCCAGCTGGGGTCAGAG AATGATGACGGCGAAGCCCAGCTGGAAGACGCAAACAGCAACAGCACTGA AGGGAGAGATTTGTCTTCAGACTACAAAACG TTGTACATCAAGGTACTGCGGGAGAACATGACTCTGAaggagaagctgcaggagatggagcagcagctgagccAGAACAAAGTGGAGCTGGAGAGACTCCGACAGGTTTGGCAG AGTCAGGAGAGCGACACCGACAGACCGGCCCTGCTTGAGCTGGAGAGATTT GAGAAGCTGTCCCTCCAGAGGAAAGCAGGGGAACTGGAGGATGAGCTGAAG GTTCTGAAGGACCTCAGAGCGGACAACCAGAGGCTTAAAGACGAGAACGCCGCCCTCATCCGCGTCATCAGCAAACTCTCTAGATGA